The following are encoded in a window of Brevibacillus ruminantium genomic DNA:
- a CDS encoding TRAP transporter large permease, with product MSATAIFLFASFFLLLFLNMPIAVALGLSTAATLLLFDLPIQSLPSTLYSSLTKFTLLAIPFFFLAGLIMERAGISKRLINLAQTLTGHYTGGLAIVSVVAACFFAAISGSGPATMAAVGAIIIPAMVKQGYRKDMSAGLLATAGGIGIIIPPSIAYIVYAVIAEVSIGKIFMAGIIPGLLMGAILALTGYFIAKKEKIPTLPKASRREILAALKDAAWGLMAPVIILGGIYSGIFTPTESAVVAVFYGLIVGVFVYKEIKWKQLPGLLVESAKTTSMIMLIVASASTFAWLITVEGIAEDLANSLMSIAPDKFTMLLMINLILLIAGMFVDAISAFYIFLPIFLPILGMMDIDPVHFGVMMTMNLAIGLVTPPVGLDLYVACGLAKISLKEISIGVIPFIVASIIALLLITYIPSITLWLPDLLNMK from the coding sequence ATGAGTGCAACCGCCATATTTCTATTCGCTTCATTCTTCCTACTGTTATTCCTGAACATGCCCATTGCGGTAGCACTCGGTCTCTCTACGGCGGCTACCCTGTTGTTATTTGACCTGCCGATTCAATCATTGCCGTCCACCTTGTACTCTTCGCTGACAAAGTTTACGCTGCTGGCGATTCCGTTTTTCTTTTTAGCAGGGCTAATCATGGAGAGAGCAGGGATTTCCAAAAGGCTGATTAATTTGGCGCAAACGCTGACCGGACACTATACCGGGGGTCTGGCTATCGTTTCTGTAGTAGCCGCCTGCTTCTTCGCAGCCATTTCCGGTTCCGGACCGGCGACGATGGCAGCCGTCGGGGCGATTATTATTCCGGCGATGGTCAAGCAAGGCTACCGCAAGGACATGTCCGCGGGACTGCTTGCCACGGCTGGAGGAATTGGCATTATCATTCCACCTAGTATCGCTTATATCGTTTACGCTGTTATTGCGGAAGTATCGATCGGGAAAATCTTCATGGCCGGGATTATCCCCGGGCTGCTCATGGGTGCGATCTTGGCGCTGACGGGGTATTTTATCGCCAAAAAAGAGAAGATTCCCACGCTGCCAAAAGCAAGTCGCCGCGAAATTCTGGCCGCGTTGAAAGACGCTGCCTGGGGCTTGATGGCGCCAGTGATCATTTTGGGCGGTATCTACTCGGGGATTTTCACACCGACGGAGTCAGCCGTTGTCGCTGTCTTTTACGGCCTGATTGTCGGCGTGTTTGTCTACAAAGAGATCAAGTGGAAGCAATTGCCCGGCCTCTTGGTCGAGTCTGCAAAAACCACGTCCATGATCATGCTGATCGTCGCTTCCGCCTCCACGTTTGCCTGGTTGATTACGGTTGAGGGCATCGCAGAGGATTTGGCGAACTCCCTGATGAGTATTGCCCCCGATAAGTTTACCATGCTGCTCATGATCAACCTGATTTTGTTGATCGCCGGTATGTTCGTGGACGCGATCTCGGCCTTTTACATCTTCTTGCCAATCTTCCTGCCGATTTTGGGTATGATGGATATTGATCCGGTCCATTTTGGCGTGATGATGACGATGAACCTGGCCATTGGTCTGGTGACTCCGCCTGTCGGGCTTGATCTGTATGTTGCCTGCGGTTTGGCGAAGATTTCATTGAAAGAGATATCCATCGGAGTGATTCCTTTTATCGTCGCATCCATCATTGCGCTGCTTTTGATCACTTACATTCCCTCTATTACATTGTGGCTGCCTGACCTATTGAACATGAAGTAA
- a CDS encoding carbohydrate ABC transporter permease, whose protein sequence is MGRTQRANWKINIYAWLLLLPSLIFLILFTFYPVLQTVILSFHQADLGTPEPFFNGGENYRQMLEDEVFWKVLTNNLWFALGTVPTSMALGLAMALFANKVLRGKGFIRTAYFYPTVVPMIAVANIWLFIYTPEYGALSHVMEWFGQREMNWLGDKTNVMFAMIFMVIWKEAGYFMIFYLAGLQNISKELYESASMDGARPWTVFRRVTFPLLMPTTMFVMIIAFTNSFKLVDHLVIMTKGGPDNASNLLLYYIYETAFSFWDQGMASALTIVMVALLLLVAALQFFGLDKKIHYN, encoded by the coding sequence ATGGGGCGAACACAACGCGCAAACTGGAAGATCAACATCTACGCCTGGCTTCTGCTCCTTCCCTCCCTCATCTTCCTCATTCTGTTTACCTTTTACCCTGTGCTTCAAACGGTTATTCTCAGCTTTCACCAAGCGGATCTGGGTACCCCAGAGCCGTTTTTTAACGGGGGAGAGAACTATAGACAGATGCTGGAGGATGAAGTGTTCTGGAAGGTGCTGACCAACAACCTCTGGTTTGCTCTCGGGACGGTTCCGACGAGCATGGCGCTGGGGCTGGCGATGGCGCTGTTTGCAAACAAAGTGCTCAGAGGAAAAGGCTTTATCCGCACCGCCTACTTTTACCCGACCGTCGTGCCGATGATCGCGGTGGCCAATATATGGCTGTTTATCTATACGCCGGAGTACGGTGCGCTCAGCCATGTGATGGAGTGGTTCGGCCAAAGAGAGATGAATTGGCTCGGGGACAAAACCAATGTCATGTTTGCCATGATCTTCATGGTGATCTGGAAAGAAGCCGGCTATTTCATGATCTTCTATTTGGCCGGGCTGCAAAACATCTCCAAGGAGCTGTATGAGTCAGCGTCGATGGACGGTGCCCGCCCGTGGACTGTCTTCAGGCGGGTGACCTTCCCGCTGCTGATGCCGACCACGATGTTTGTCATGATTATTGCCTTTACCAACTCGTTCAAGCTGGTAGATCATCTGGTCATCATGACCAAGGGCGGTCCCGACAATGCCAGCAATTTGCTGCTTTACTACATCTACGAAACGGCCTTTTCCTTCTGGGACCAAGGCATGGCTTCAGCGCTCACGATTGTCATGGTGGCCCTGCTGTTGCTCGTGGCCGCTTTGCAGTTCTTTGGACTGGATAAAAAGATTCATTACAACTAA
- a CDS encoding divergent PAP2 family protein has protein sequence MFYAVVPFIGWLVSGSIKFLINYLRFGKEARAKIGNGGFPSTHTTVMVTSIVFIGLREGFDHPVFGLGVAVTFIIIIDAMGLRRAVGKHAAVLNRMTVEHHPVSVELTPSATSDVPALPATKPLRESMGHTKGEIVGGVVLGILLAKLLHLLSQVSTSLLS, from the coding sequence ATGTTTTACGCTGTGGTACCGTTTATCGGTTGGCTCGTCTCAGGCTCGATTAAATTTCTCATCAACTACCTTCGGTTTGGCAAGGAAGCCCGGGCAAAAATCGGAAACGGCGGCTTTCCCAGCACGCATACAACCGTGATGGTCACCAGCATTGTTTTCATCGGCCTGAGAGAGGGCTTTGACCATCCTGTGTTTGGATTGGGTGTTGCCGTTACCTTTATCATCATCATCGATGCGATGGGTTTGCGCAGAGCTGTGGGCAAACATGCGGCTGTACTGAACCGGATGACCGTAGAGCATCACCCGGTTTCTGTGGAGTTGACCCCCTCAGCAACATCCGATGTACCAGCGTTGCCTGCCACAAAACCCCTGCGCGAGAGCATGGGGCACACAAAAGGGGAGATTGTCGGAGGAGTCGTGCTGGGTATACTGCTCGCCAAGCTCCTGCATCTTCTTTCACAAGTGAGTACGAGTCTACTGAGCTAG
- a CDS encoding SMR family transporter — translation MMQAHILIFVSIILSACGQVAMKLGASSLAGNGDPFVLKIMQYMTNLPIVVGLSLYGISAFVWIAAIERVQLSYAYPMAALGYVLVAVLSVFLFHEPMSAKRMTGLAIIVIGVFVLAKS, via the coding sequence ATGATGCAGGCACACATCCTAATTTTTGTTTCGATTATTCTCAGCGCTTGCGGGCAGGTCGCCATGAAGCTGGGGGCCTCGTCTCTTGCGGGGAACGGCGATCCATTTGTTCTGAAAATCATGCAGTACATGACCAATCTTCCCATCGTTGTCGGGCTCTCCTTGTACGGGATCTCCGCATTTGTCTGGATCGCGGCCATCGAAAGAGTGCAGCTTTCTTACGCCTATCCGATGGCGGCCTTGGGGTATGTCCTGGTCGCGGTGCTTTCTGTTTTCTTGTTCCACGAACCCATGTCTGCCAAACGCATGACTGGCTTGGCGATAATCGTCATTGGAGTGTTTGTCCTGGCAAAGTCCTAG
- the tsf gene encoding translation elongation factor Ts: protein MKKIDLSLVKELREATGAGMMDCKAALEKGNGDKDQALAILRQKGVAAAEKRGQRVAADGLVHAHVSADQKIGALVEINCETDFVAKHTDFKKFVQEIAGLVMERNPAHTEALLTMSMTNGNTVAEEVIHLINRFGESIAIRRFVRFEAESCGLIHHYIHDDYLTEGKIGVLVELSVDREEVLSHPVYNQFWKDLVLQITAAKPEYVSREEISAEIMEKEKAIYQERAGQEGKPEEVIRKMTEGRLDHFFKEKCLLEQPFLKDQGQRMSAFLERVKEQAGIQNLAVVRFVRFERGGAS, encoded by the coding sequence GTGAAAAAGATCGACTTGAGCTTGGTGAAGGAATTACGTGAAGCCACCGGAGCTGGGATGATGGATTGTAAGGCAGCTTTGGAAAAAGGGAATGGTGACAAAGACCAGGCCCTCGCGATTTTACGGCAGAAAGGGGTAGCCGCTGCGGAAAAAAGAGGACAGCGTGTGGCTGCAGATGGCCTGGTCCATGCGCATGTGAGCGCGGACCAAAAAATAGGCGCGCTTGTGGAAATCAACTGCGAGACCGATTTTGTAGCGAAACATACAGATTTTAAGAAATTCGTTCAAGAGATCGCCGGACTGGTGATGGAGCGGAATCCTGCCCATACAGAAGCACTGCTGACGATGTCTATGACAAATGGCAATACTGTCGCGGAAGAGGTAATTCATTTGATAAACCGTTTCGGCGAAAGCATCGCGATTCGGCGCTTTGTCCGTTTTGAAGCCGAGAGCTGCGGTTTGATTCATCATTATATTCACGATGATTATTTGACGGAGGGGAAAATCGGTGTGCTGGTGGAATTGTCCGTTGACCGCGAAGAAGTGCTTTCCCATCCTGTGTACAATCAGTTTTGGAAGGACCTCGTCCTGCAGATTACAGCAGCCAAGCCCGAGTATGTGAGCAGAGAAGAGATTTCCGCTGAAATCATGGAAAAGGAAAAAGCCATCTATCAAGAAAGGGCAGGGCAGGAGGGGAAGCCGGAGGAGGTTATCCGCAAAATGACAGAAGGCAGGCTTGATCATTTCTTCAAAGAAAAATGTTTGCTGGAACAGCCCTTTCTCAAAGACCAAGGACAGCGAATGTCCGCTTTCCTCGAGAGAGTAAAGGAGCAGGCAGGCATCCAAAATCTCGCGGTCGTGCGATTTGTTCGCTTTGAGCGAGGAGGAGCCTCGTAA
- a CDS encoding PadR family transcriptional regulator, which translates to MSLANAILGLLTCKEMTGYDLKYFFDASIKHIWPAHLSQIYRELKTLEEKGLVRSHIEPQETRPDRRIYRITDEGIKEFLSWMNKSPKDFTTLARDETALRMFFGSKLEKDELIFQLKLFLKEKKETLLFLDQIAESIKLSPFDSEKPYWLFSLRKGYKVAEAEIDWAEECIGELEVEKK; encoded by the coding sequence ATGTCTTTAGCTAACGCCATACTGGGATTGCTCACCTGCAAAGAGATGACCGGGTATGATTTGAAATATTTTTTTGATGCCTCCATCAAGCATATCTGGCCGGCACATCTCAGCCAGATTTATCGCGAACTGAAAACACTTGAAGAAAAAGGTCTGGTCCGCTCCCATATAGAACCGCAGGAAACCCGGCCTGACCGAAGAATCTACCGGATTACGGACGAAGGAATAAAGGAATTCCTGTCGTGGATGAACAAATCGCCAAAAGATTTTACGACCCTGGCCCGTGATGAAACCGCCCTTCGGATGTTTTTCGGCTCCAAGCTGGAAAAGGATGAGCTCATCTTTCAATTAAAGCTGTTTTTGAAGGAGAAGAAAGAAACCCTGTTGTTTCTCGATCAGATCGCGGAGTCGATCAAGCTTAGTCCATTTGACTCCGAAAAACCCTACTGGCTATTCTCACTGCGCAAAGGGTATAAGGTAGCGGAAGCGGAAATCGACTGGGCAGAAGAGTGTATTGGTGAATTGGAAGTCGAAAAGAAGTGA
- a CDS encoding sugar phosphate isomerase/epimerase family protein, giving the protein MGERGSVTISTYALFDQPLEQAVRQIIEDGWKSIEIMCEAGHSELLRWPKEKQKEFKQAGIEQGITWSIHAPIEGCNPAAESGKLRDQSLEMMKRCLELAVELDSAHVVMHAGEVHDRLDEAERARGVEQVQRFVEPLVSQLSGTETVLTLENVPPYPKVLGWTVSDLVEICARTDSQQLGIVYDVGHAHLIREGYALEALQEVFPYLMGLHLSDNHGLKDDHLAVGEGSIPYSAILAWLKENKYAGSWVLETTSLADARLSLQRLKEL; this is encoded by the coding sequence ATGGGAGAACGCGGTTCCGTAACCATCTCCACCTACGCATTGTTTGACCAGCCGCTGGAGCAAGCAGTCCGGCAGATCATCGAAGATGGCTGGAAGTCGATTGAAATCATGTGTGAAGCAGGGCACAGCGAGCTGTTGCGATGGCCGAAAGAAAAACAGAAGGAATTCAAGCAGGCGGGCATCGAGCAGGGAATCACCTGGTCGATCCACGCTCCCATTGAGGGCTGCAATCCGGCAGCAGAGAGCGGAAAACTTCGCGACCAGTCGCTGGAGATGATGAAGCGTTGTCTGGAGCTGGCTGTTGAGCTGGATAGCGCCCATGTGGTAATGCACGCGGGAGAAGTGCATGATCGGCTGGATGAAGCGGAGCGGGCTCGCGGTGTGGAGCAGGTTCAGCGCTTTGTCGAACCGTTGGTCAGCCAGCTTTCCGGGACAGAAACGGTCCTGACACTGGAAAATGTGCCTCCCTATCCCAAGGTACTGGGCTGGACCGTTAGTGATCTGGTGGAAATCTGTGCACGCACGGACTCACAGCAGCTGGGGATTGTGTACGATGTGGGGCATGCCCATCTGATCCGCGAGGGCTATGCACTGGAGGCGCTGCAGGAAGTATTTCCGTATCTGATGGGACTTCATCTCAGCGATAATCACGGGCTGAAGGATGACCATCTGGCAGTGGGGGAAGGGTCGATTCCTTATTCAGCGATCCTCGCCTGGCTCAAGGAAAACAAGTACGCCGGAAGCTGGGTTCTGGAGACCACCAGTTTGGCTGATGCCCGGCTGAGCCTCCAGCGATTGAAGGAACTGTAG
- a CDS encoding MBL fold metallo-hydrolase, with protein MKGSTGVKMLELQEEGLGGRTFLHPALIWDAEGAVLVDTGMPGSWERIRAEILAAGVSLDQLKAVILTHQDFDHIGSLPDILQELGGRIQVYAHALDQPYIEGELPLIKTTPSKMAPMLAALPEAERQKVLDLFGNPPKAKVDQTLADGDVFPCFGGIQVIHTPGHTPGHISLYVKGNKTLIAGDAMVCAEGILHGPVARATLDMDEALCSVKKFLDFEIESAICYHGGRCDQNVREQIEQLVEPESK; from the coding sequence GTGAAAGGCTCAACAGGTGTGAAAATGCTGGAACTGCAAGAAGAAGGTTTGGGCGGCCGGACGTTTCTGCACCCTGCCTTGATATGGGATGCAGAAGGGGCTGTTCTGGTCGATACCGGTATGCCGGGATCGTGGGAACGGATACGGGCCGAAATCCTGGCTGCTGGTGTTTCTCTCGACCAACTGAAAGCAGTCATCCTGACCCACCAGGATTTCGACCATATCGGCAGTCTCCCTGACATTTTGCAGGAATTGGGCGGACGGATACAAGTGTACGCGCACGCTCTTGACCAGCCTTACATCGAAGGCGAACTGCCGCTGATCAAAACAACGCCAAGCAAAATGGCACCGATGCTCGCAGCCCTCCCGGAAGCAGAGCGACAAAAAGTCTTGGACCTTTTTGGAAATCCCCCGAAAGCAAAGGTGGATCAGACTCTCGCGGATGGGGATGTGTTTCCCTGCTTCGGCGGCATACAAGTTATCCATACGCCAGGTCACACACCAGGCCATATCAGCCTGTATGTGAAAGGAAACAAAACACTAATTGCCGGCGACGCCATGGTTTGCGCCGAGGGGATTTTGCATGGACCCGTAGCCCGGGCGACGCTGGATATGGATGAGGCCCTGTGCTCGGTAAAAAAGTTTCTGGACTTTGAGATTGAGTCAGCCATTTGTTATCACGGGGGACGCTGCGATCAGAATGTGAGAGAGCAGATTGAACAGCTGGTAGAGCCGGAAAGCAAATAA
- a CDS encoding carbohydrate ABC transporter permease — protein MFRKLTGAAMFGLAALWLFPLLWALWTAFRPREQAISWTLSTDLTMANFVTVWNGAPFAQYYLNTFLIVTVILFVQIVTATLAAYAFAKLRFWGRDVLFLLFLVQLMVPADILIFPNYNVLRDLSLLDTKLGIMLPYFASAFGIFLLRQTFKTIPHELEEAARMEGCSWWQILWRVYVPLARPTYIAFGLVSVSYHWNNFMWPLIVTNSVENRPLTVGLAIFAQSFETGAQWAEVSAATIMVIFPLLLAFFLFQRQFINSFIHSGVK, from the coding sequence ATGTTCCGTAAACTGACGGGGGCTGCCATGTTCGGATTGGCAGCACTGTGGCTGTTTCCGCTGCTGTGGGCGCTTTGGACTGCATTTAGGCCCAGGGAGCAGGCGATTTCCTGGACGCTCAGCACAGACCTGACGATGGCTAATTTTGTGACGGTGTGGAACGGGGCTCCCTTTGCCCAGTATTATCTCAACACCTTTCTCATCGTCACCGTGATATTGTTCGTGCAGATTGTGACCGCTACACTGGCCGCCTATGCGTTTGCCAAGCTGCGGTTCTGGGGGCGGGATGTGCTGTTCCTGCTGTTTTTGGTGCAGTTGATGGTGCCGGCTGACATCCTGATTTTCCCCAACTACAATGTCTTGCGTGATCTGTCCCTGCTGGATACGAAGCTGGGGATCATGCTGCCGTACTTTGCCTCTGCGTTCGGCATCTTTCTTTTGCGCCAAACCTTTAAAACCATCCCGCATGAGCTGGAGGAAGCAGCGCGAATGGAAGGCTGCTCGTGGTGGCAAATTCTCTGGCGCGTCTATGTTCCGCTGGCAAGACCGACGTATATTGCATTTGGATTGGTCTCCGTCAGCTATCACTGGAATAATTTTATGTGGCCGCTGATTGTCACCAACTCGGTGGAAAATCGGCCTTTGACGGTTGGCTTGGCGATTTTTGCCCAATCTTTTGAAACCGGGGCGCAGTGGGCGGAGGTAAGTGCTGCCACGATCATGGTCATTTTCCCGCTGTTGCTTGCCTTTTTCCTGTTTCAACGGCAATTTATCAACAGCTTCATCCATTCCGGGGTGAAATAA
- a CDS encoding DctP family TRAP transporter solute-binding subunit, protein MKKAVGFGLSILLAVSLAACGSPKTNDSSTGQASGGGASKDELKLKVSITVSEKDTWGVAVKKWIEEVDQKSNGRIKMKMYANESLSNGNQPKGLEAVQNGATDISLHSTIIYNVLDPKFAAPSLPWLIPSYEQADKAMNGEAGEKLMELVRSKGIEPLAFGESGYRQITNSKRPIVTPDDLKGLKIRTPSMEAMVGTFKEFGGDPTVMNFSEVFTSLQQGVIDGQENPLPIILNSKLYEVQKYMTVWNYIYDPIVFGVNKKLYDSLDPDTQKLLRETAQEAAKYQIELNRSENDKVLAELKEKGMEVVELTPEQIKVFQEKVQPVIDKYEEIIGKDLLDAFRK, encoded by the coding sequence ATGAAGAAGGCAGTCGGTTTTGGACTCTCTATCTTATTGGCGGTATCGCTGGCAGCCTGTGGCTCGCCAAAAACGAACGACAGCTCTACCGGACAAGCTTCTGGTGGAGGGGCTTCCAAGGATGAATTAAAGCTCAAGGTCAGCATCACGGTTTCGGAGAAAGACACTTGGGGAGTAGCAGTGAAGAAGTGGATCGAGGAAGTCGATCAAAAATCGAACGGCCGGATCAAGATGAAGATGTATGCCAATGAATCCCTCTCCAACGGCAACCAGCCAAAAGGGCTGGAAGCGGTCCAGAACGGGGCGACAGACATCTCCCTTCACTCCACCATTATCTACAACGTACTCGATCCGAAGTTCGCAGCTCCCTCTCTGCCTTGGCTCATCCCCAGCTACGAGCAAGCGGACAAAGCCATGAACGGAGAAGCTGGAGAAAAGCTGATGGAATTGGTTCGCAGCAAAGGCATTGAGCCATTGGCCTTTGGCGAAAGTGGCTATCGCCAGATTACAAACAGCAAAAGACCGATTGTCACGCCTGACGATCTGAAAGGGCTGAAAATCAGAACTCCCTCTATGGAGGCCATGGTGGGCACGTTCAAAGAGTTCGGCGGAGACCCAACCGTTATGAACTTCTCCGAGGTCTTTACTTCTCTGCAGCAGGGTGTGATTGACGGGCAGGAGAACCCGCTGCCGATCATCCTGAACTCCAAACTGTATGAAGTGCAAAAGTATATGACGGTCTGGAACTACATCTACGATCCAATTGTCTTCGGGGTCAACAAAAAGCTGTATGACAGTCTGGACCCGGACACGCAAAAACTGCTGCGAGAGACAGCGCAGGAAGCAGCCAAATATCAGATTGAATTGAACCGCTCCGAAAATGATAAGGTGTTGGCCGAATTGAAGGAAAAAGGCATGGAAGTCGTTGAATTGACACCGGAACAGATCAAGGTGTTCCAAGAGAAGGTACAACCGGTGATTGACAAATACGAAGAAATTATCGGCAAGGACCTTCTGGATGCATTCCGCAAGTAA
- a CDS encoding TRAP transporter small permease translates to MRIWVRLEEWILAALMAFICVLTMVNVLSRYLFSSSLSMTEELTTNIFAFIIFIGAALLARESGHLGFALITDKLPVRIRVATTFLIGCLTSAFFLILLWYGWEMVMQQFEYNQRTPAMGLPEWLMGLSVPLGALLCLFRFWEGYILEIRRYKSEEAGQ, encoded by the coding sequence TTGAGAATATGGGTTCGCTTGGAAGAGTGGATTCTGGCTGCATTGATGGCCTTCATCTGTGTGCTGACGATGGTCAATGTGTTATCGAGATATTTGTTCAGTAGCTCGCTCTCCATGACGGAGGAGCTGACGACCAATATATTTGCTTTCATTATTTTTATCGGAGCCGCTTTACTCGCCAGGGAAAGCGGGCATCTGGGCTTCGCGCTGATCACAGACAAGCTGCCTGTTCGGATACGCGTGGCTACCACCTTCCTGATTGGGTGCCTGACTTCCGCCTTTTTCCTCATCCTGCTCTGGTATGGCTGGGAAATGGTCATGCAACAGTTTGAGTACAACCAGAGAACACCCGCGATGGGTCTGCCGGAATGGCTGATGGGCCTGTCGGTGCCGCTGGGAGCCCTTTTATGCCTGTTCCGTTTTTGGGAGGGCTACATCTTGGAAATACGCCGATATAAAAGCGAGGAGGCAGGGCAATGA
- a CDS encoding decaprenyl-phosphate phosphoribosyltransferase, protein MSIPNSVKVKAQAASNPNAFILLIRQLRPHQWTKNLLVFAALLFSFQKVDYVVGSQALLAFLLFCLVSGCVYILNDFIDIKNDRSHPEKRLRPMASGALNPFLALTFGIVLLSVSLFVAFSASILLGWVLLIYFLLNCAYSLKLKHIVILDVMVISAGFVLRAIGGGLAIGTPLTPWFLLCTMLLALFLAISKRRHELHLLQSQKGMHRKVLENYSPELLNQLNTIVTTATIISYSLFTFTSGRTVQLMWTIPFVIFGIFRYLYLITMSDKGGSPEKVLLEDKPILLTVLLYVITVAGILYFFE, encoded by the coding sequence ATGAGTATACCGAATTCGGTCAAGGTAAAAGCACAAGCTGCCAGCAATCCAAATGCTTTCATTTTGTTGATCAGGCAGCTTCGCCCTCACCAATGGACCAAAAATCTGCTGGTTTTTGCGGCTCTTTTGTTTTCTTTCCAGAAAGTCGATTACGTGGTAGGCAGTCAAGCACTACTCGCCTTTCTCCTCTTTTGCCTTGTATCCGGCTGCGTCTATATTCTGAATGACTTCATCGATATAAAAAACGACCGCAGTCACCCCGAAAAGCGGCTGCGGCCGATGGCTTCGGGAGCGTTAAACCCTTTCTTGGCACTGACCTTCGGTATCGTGCTGCTGAGCGTTTCTCTGTTTGTCGCTTTCTCTGCCAGCATACTGCTGGGATGGGTGCTGCTGATCTATTTCCTTTTGAACTGCGCCTACTCGCTCAAGCTGAAGCATATTGTTATCCTCGATGTGATGGTCATCTCCGCCGGCTTCGTGCTGCGTGCGATTGGCGGCGGGCTTGCGATTGGCACGCCTCTCACTCCCTGGTTTCTCCTCTGTACGATGCTGCTAGCCCTCTTTTTGGCAATCAGCAAACGGCGCCATGAACTTCATTTGCTCCAGTCGCAAAAAGGCATGCACCGAAAAGTGCTGGAGAACTATTCGCCGGAATTATTGAACCAGCTTAATACCATTGTCACGACGGCTACGATTATTAGTTACTCGCTGTTTACGTTCACATCAGGGCGAACCGTACAGTTGATGTGGACGATTCCGTTTGTGATCTTCGGCATTTTCCGGTACCTCTATTTGATTACGATGAGTGACAAAGGGGGAAGTCCGGAGAAGGTACTGCTGGAGGATAAGCCTATTTTGCTCACCGTCTTGCTCTATGTCATTACGGTGGCTGGCATCTTGTACTTTTTTGAATAA
- a CDS encoding glycerol-3-phosphate responsive antiterminator — protein MKIQQILKAGSIIAATQQEQLPEALASSASAILLMYAKLTGLLEDAERFAQSPKPIFLHTDLMNGLSNDKESLRFLSRHIRPAGIVSTKSHMIRVAKKEGMLTIQRIFLIDSSSLQTTIKNVLENQPDAIEIMPGIAPSIIPYIKEQLPQPIILGGLIWSREQVREALAHGADAVSLSRSDLWNMTEK, from the coding sequence TTGAAAATACAGCAAATACTGAAGGCAGGCTCTATCATAGCCGCAACCCAGCAGGAACAATTGCCGGAGGCTCTCGCTTCTTCCGCCAGTGCGATTTTGCTGATGTACGCCAAACTGACGGGGCTGTTGGAGGACGCAGAGCGATTTGCACAATCCCCAAAGCCGATCTTTCTGCACACGGATCTGATGAATGGCTTGTCCAATGACAAAGAGTCGCTGCGTTTTCTGTCCAGGCACATCCGGCCTGCCGGGATTGTCTCCACCAAAAGCCACATGATTCGCGTTGCCAAAAAAGAGGGGATGCTGACAATTCAGCGCATTTTTCTGATCGACAGCAGCTCCCTCCAGACCACGATCAAAAACGTCCTCGAAAACCAGCCGGATGCGATTGAAATCATGCCGGGTATCGCGCCCTCGATCATTCCCTATATCAAAGAACAGCTTCCGCAACCGATTATTTTGGGCGGGCTGATCTGGAGCCGGGAACAGGTACGGGAAGCGCTGGCTCACGGAGCGGATGCGGTATCACTCAGCAGGTCAGATTTGTGGAATATGACAGAGAAGTGA